A single Actinomadura algeriensis DNA region contains:
- a CDS encoding NAD(P)/FAD-dependent oxidoreductase → MSTTRTRLSPTVAIVGGGPAGLRTARELARAVPGRTLVLEREQEAGGVPRHCGHTGFGVRDLHRVLTGPVYARRMVRAAERAGAEIRTGAMVTGWSPDGGLEVTAPDGLFEVRADAVVLATGARERPRTARLIPGDRPDGVFTTGHLQNLVHLHHRRPGRRAVIVGSELVSWSAVLTLREAGCRTVLMTTERPRGEAYAMLPLAGRAGLRVPLRTRTRVTRIIGKGRVEAVQIEDVGSGRRWNVPCDTVVFTGDWIPDNELARSAGLALSPGTLGPAVDGALRTSRPGVFAAGNLLHPVDTADIAALDGAHVARTVLDHLAGRTRPGDGVPIVADAPLRWLSPATYRPGERGPARGRLLAWTDEYVPFPRVRVVQNGRTVAERRLPWPAAPGRVFRIPSGLLDAVRPGDGDVHVSLHC, encoded by the coding sequence ATGAGCACGACACGCACCCGCCTGTCGCCCACGGTGGCCATCGTCGGCGGCGGGCCCGCCGGGCTGCGGACGGCACGGGAACTCGCCCGCGCCGTCCCCGGCCGGACCCTCGTGCTCGAACGCGAGCAGGAGGCCGGCGGCGTCCCGCGGCACTGCGGCCACACCGGCTTCGGCGTCCGCGACCTCCACCGGGTCCTGACCGGTCCCGTGTACGCGCGGCGCATGGTCCGCGCGGCCGAACGCGCGGGGGCGGAGATCCGTACCGGCGCGATGGTGACCGGCTGGTCCCCCGACGGCGGCCTGGAGGTCACCGCGCCGGACGGCCTGTTCGAGGTCCGCGCGGACGCCGTGGTGCTCGCGACGGGCGCCCGCGAGCGGCCCAGGACCGCGCGGCTGATCCCCGGCGACCGCCCGGACGGCGTCTTCACCACGGGCCACCTGCAGAACCTCGTTCACCTGCATCACCGCAGGCCGGGCCGCCGCGCCGTCATCGTCGGCAGCGAGCTCGTCAGCTGGTCGGCCGTGCTGACCCTCCGCGAGGCCGGCTGCCGGACCGTCCTGATGACCACGGAACGGCCCCGCGGCGAGGCGTACGCGATGCTCCCCCTCGCGGGCCGGGCCGGGCTGCGGGTGCCGCTGCGCACCCGTACCCGCGTCACCCGGATCATCGGCAAGGGCCGCGTCGAGGCGGTACAGATCGAGGACGTCGGCAGCGGCCGGCGGTGGAACGTTCCCTGCGACACGGTCGTGTTCACCGGCGACTGGATCCCCGACAACGAGCTGGCCCGTTCCGCCGGACTCGCGCTCTCCCCCGGCACCCTCGGCCCGGCGGTCGACGGTGCGCTGCGCACCAGCCGTCCGGGGGTCTTCGCGGCGGGCAACCTGCTGCACCCCGTGGACACCGCCGACATCGCGGCTCTCGACGGCGCGCACGTGGCCCGTACCGTCCTCGATCACCTCGCCGGCCGCACCCGTCCGGGGGACGGCGTGCCGATCGTCGCGGACGCACCGCTGCGCTGGCTCTCCCCCGCCACGTACCGTCCCGGCGAGCGCGGCCCCGCCCGCGGGCGCCTGCTGGCCTGGACGGACGAGTACGTGCCGTTCCCCCGGGTCAGGGTCGTCCAGAACGGCCGCACCGTCGCCGAACGGCGGCTGCCGTGGCCCGCGGCGCCGGGCCGGGTGTTCCGGATTCCCAGCGGGTTGCTCGACGCGGTCCGTCCGGGCGACGGCGACGTCCACGTCTCGCTGCACTGCTGA
- a CDS encoding DeoR/GlpR family DNA-binding transcription regulator has product MLAAERHRRIRDALRDRSVVRTEELAGLLGVSAETVRRDLLVLERRGSLVRVHGGATSVVGGSGEEAPFAERAGTDREAKAAIGRAAAALVRPGQTVIIDVGTTALEVARALPRDHHGIVATCSLLAAAELAGRPGVEVLVSGGRLRAGDLACAGEPAMRFFADLNADVAFLGSGGVDPAAGLTDYHLDEVASRRLMIANTVRSYVLADSRKLGRVAAHRVCALDEIDGLVTDEAPSPELREALEESGGLVTVTD; this is encoded by the coding sequence GTGCTCGCGGCTGAGCGGCACCGACGCATCCGCGACGCGCTCCGCGACCGCTCGGTGGTCAGGACCGAGGAGCTCGCCGGGCTGCTCGGGGTCTCGGCCGAGACGGTCCGCCGCGACCTGCTCGTGCTGGAACGGCGCGGCTCGCTGGTGCGGGTGCACGGCGGCGCGACCAGCGTCGTCGGCGGCTCCGGCGAAGAGGCGCCGTTCGCCGAGCGGGCCGGCACGGACCGCGAGGCCAAGGCGGCCATCGGCCGCGCGGCCGCCGCGCTGGTACGACCGGGGCAGACCGTGATCATCGATGTGGGGACCACCGCGCTGGAGGTGGCCCGGGCGCTGCCCCGGGACCACCACGGCATCGTCGCGACCTGCTCCCTGCTGGCGGCCGCGGAACTGGCGGGGCGACCGGGCGTCGAGGTGCTGGTGTCGGGGGGCCGGTTGCGGGCGGGCGACCTCGCCTGTGCGGGTGAGCCCGCCATGCGGTTCTTCGCCGACCTGAACGCGGACGTGGCCTTCCTCGGCTCCGGCGGTGTGGACCCGGCCGCGGGGTTGACCGACTACCACCTGGACGAGGTCGCGAGCCGCCGCCTCATGATCGCGAACACGGTGCGCTCCTACGTCCTCGCCGATTCCCGCAAGCTCGGCCGCGTCGCGGCGCACCGGGTGTGCGCACTGGACGAAATCGACGGACTGGTCACCGACGAGGCCCCGTCGCCGGAGCTTCGCGAAGCGCTGGAGGAATCCGGCGGCCTCGTCACGGTGACCGACTGA
- a CDS encoding amino acid permease: MSDSSTSPRSAAGGPAAGGIPSGEGLSEFGYEQEVKRELGWYASFAVAFGFVSIATGIFTAYGSVLQSSGPMGIWTWPVVVVGQLCVALIFGSLAARIPVSGYAYQWTSRLANPVLGWIMGWVSFMFLAVVVVAVDYTIAATILPVLFQYEGTNQNAWVITGVVVLLQAILVAISTRATQRVNTVAVTIQLIGMVGLTVLLFAVGAATGQLDFGTLFSRGDVPAEGYFSLGGATSVGPWAMGFLLGAFTIVGFESAANLAEETKDPARVVPRAMARAVIGLGVLGMLFLVAVTALAENPAALAKSDTPVADVIARVLGSYVGKGLLVLVVISIFSCGLVILLSGTRLVWAMSRDKRFPGWQLLRRINGTTGTPMNAAVLVFVIAQILLATFARSTQALFSLFSAATLLPAIIYAATTALYIAKRRSLPPSRGFQLGRWEVPVLVLAVVWLAYELLIFRDASFAEPWRYVAVMSAIGAVYLAYLLIRYGTKGLTMPDLHDIDRVLDDDAPARPGPTSAERP, from the coding sequence ATGTCCGATTCTTCCACGTCGCCGCGCAGCGCGGCGGGGGGACCGGCCGCAGGCGGGATACCGTCCGGCGAGGGCCTCTCGGAATTCGGGTACGAGCAGGAGGTCAAGCGGGAGCTGGGCTGGTACGCCTCGTTCGCGGTGGCGTTCGGGTTCGTGTCGATCGCGACCGGCATCTTCACCGCGTACGGCTCGGTGCTGCAGTCGTCCGGCCCGATGGGCATCTGGACCTGGCCGGTGGTGGTCGTCGGCCAGCTGTGCGTCGCCCTGATCTTCGGTTCGCTCGCCGCCCGCATCCCGGTCAGCGGCTACGCCTACCAGTGGACGTCCCGGCTGGCCAACCCGGTGCTGGGCTGGATCATGGGCTGGGTCTCCTTCATGTTCCTCGCGGTGGTGGTCGTCGCCGTCGACTACACGATCGCCGCGACGATCCTGCCGGTGCTGTTCCAGTACGAGGGCACCAACCAGAACGCCTGGGTGATCACCGGCGTGGTCGTGCTCCTGCAGGCGATCCTGGTCGCCATCTCGACCCGGGCGACGCAGCGGGTCAACACCGTCGCGGTCACCATCCAGCTGATCGGCATGGTGGGGCTGACCGTGCTGCTGTTCGCCGTCGGCGCCGCCACCGGCCAGCTGGACTTCGGGACGCTGTTCAGCCGCGGCGACGTCCCGGCCGAGGGCTACTTCTCCCTGGGCGGGGCGACCTCGGTGGGCCCGTGGGCGATGGGCTTCCTGCTCGGCGCGTTCACCATCGTCGGTTTCGAGTCCGCGGCGAACCTGGCCGAGGAGACCAAGGACCCGGCGCGCGTGGTGCCCCGGGCGATGGCCCGCGCCGTGATCGGCCTCGGTGTCCTCGGCATGCTGTTCCTGGTCGCGGTGACCGCGCTCGCCGAGAACCCCGCGGCGCTGGCGAAGTCCGACACCCCGGTCGCCGACGTGATCGCGCGGGTGCTCGGCTCGTACGTCGGCAAGGGCCTGCTGGTCCTCGTGGTGATCTCGATCTTCTCCTGCGGACTGGTGATCCTGCTCAGCGGCACCCGGCTGGTCTGGGCGATGTCGCGGGACAAGCGCTTCCCCGGCTGGCAGCTGCTGCGCCGGATCAACGGCACGACCGGCACGCCGATGAACGCCGCCGTGCTGGTGTTCGTGATCGCGCAGATCCTGCTCGCCACGTTCGCCCGCTCCACCCAGGCGCTGTTCTCGCTGTTCTCCGCGGCGACCCTGCTGCCGGCGATCATCTACGCGGCGACGACGGCGCTCTACATCGCCAAGCGCCGCAGCCTGCCGCCGTCCCGCGGCTTCCAGCTCGGCCGCTGGGAGGTCCCGGTGCTGGTGCTGGCCGTCGTCTGGCTGGCCTACGAGCTGCTGATCTTCCGTGACGCGTCCTTCGCCGAGCCTTGGCGATACGTCGCGGTGATGTCGGCGATCGGTGCGGTCTACTTGGCGTACCTGCTGATCCGGTACGGCACCAAGGGGCTCACCATGCCGGACCTGCACGACATCGACAGGGTCCTGGACGACGACGCGCCGGCGCGGCCCGGCCCGACCTCGGCGGAGCGGCCATGA
- a CDS encoding FGGY family carbohydrate kinase: MTTVLAIDQGTSGTKALVVDDSDRVLGVAELPVRPRYLPGGGVEQDPRELLDSVLETGRRAVREAGAPIDCVTLANQGETVLAWDPASGEPLTPAIVWQDRRSAQICTEREEWAELVGRRTGLVLDPYFSAPKMRWIRDRLTGDGVVTTSDSWLLHRLTGEFVTDAATASRSLITDLDTGEWSPDLLEVFGLADEALPRIAACDEIVGQTTAFGAPAAVGGLVVDQQAALLAQRCLTPGSAKCTFGTGAFLLANMGTVPVRSGSGLASSVAWRLRGETSYCLDGQVPTAASAVRWLQDLGLVDGAPELDRVAAPDAGGVLCVPALAGLSAPWWAPEATAAFTGMTLSTTSGHLVKAVLDGIAAQVAELADCTARDTGTTPSTLRVDGGLTRSRVLMQAVADLLQARVEVYPSEHATALGAVAFARSAMDPALPTADAIVDWTPSTGYAPRIGADEAAAFRARWTAAVENSAIGKEKQ, encoded by the coding sequence ATGACGACCGTCCTCGCCATCGACCAGGGGACGTCCGGCACCAAGGCGCTGGTGGTCGACGACTCCGACCGGGTGCTCGGCGTGGCGGAACTGCCCGTCCGGCCCCGCTACCTGCCCGGCGGCGGGGTCGAACAGGACCCCCGCGAACTCCTGGACTCGGTCCTGGAGACCGGACGGCGCGCGGTGCGGGAGGCGGGAGCGCCGATCGACTGCGTGACGCTCGCCAACCAGGGCGAGACCGTCCTGGCCTGGGATCCCGCGTCCGGCGAGCCCCTCACGCCCGCGATCGTGTGGCAGGACCGCAGGTCCGCGCAGATCTGCACCGAACGCGAGGAATGGGCCGAGCTGGTGGGCCGCCGCACCGGCCTGGTGCTGGACCCGTACTTCTCCGCGCCGAAGATGCGCTGGATCCGGGACCGTCTCACCGGCGACGGCGTCGTCACCACGTCCGACAGCTGGCTGCTGCACCGCCTCACCGGCGAGTTCGTCACCGACGCGGCGACGGCGTCCCGGTCGCTGATCACCGACCTGGACACCGGCGAGTGGAGCCCGGACCTGCTGGAGGTGTTCGGGCTCGCGGACGAGGCGCTGCCGCGGATCGCGGCGTGCGACGAGATCGTCGGCCAGACCACCGCGTTCGGCGCGCCCGCCGCGGTGGGCGGCCTCGTCGTGGACCAGCAGGCGGCCCTGCTCGCCCAGCGCTGCCTGACCCCGGGCTCGGCCAAATGCACCTTCGGCACCGGCGCGTTCCTGCTGGCCAACATGGGCACCGTGCCGGTGCGGTCCGGCTCGGGACTGGCGTCCTCGGTGGCCTGGCGGTTGCGCGGCGAGACGTCGTACTGCCTGGACGGGCAGGTCCCCACCGCCGCCTCCGCGGTGCGCTGGCTACAGGACCTCGGACTGGTGGACGGCGCGCCGGAACTCGACCGGGTCGCCGCGCCCGACGCCGGCGGGGTGCTGTGCGTGCCCGCGCTGGCCGGGCTGTCGGCGCCGTGGTGGGCGCCGGAGGCCACCGCCGCGTTCACCGGCATGACGCTGTCCACCACGTCCGGCCACCTGGTCAAGGCGGTGCTGGACGGCATCGCCGCCCAGGTCGCCGAGCTGGCGGACTGCACCGCCCGCGACACCGGGACCACGCCGTCGACGCTGCGCGTCGACGGCGGCCTCACCCGCAGCCGCGTCCTGATGCAGGCCGTCGCCGACCTGCTCCAGGCCCGCGTCGAGGTGTACCCGTCCGAACACGCGACCGCGCTCGGCGCCGTCGCGTTCGCCCGCAGCGCCATGGACCCGGCGCTGCCGACGGCCGACGCGATCGTCGACTGGACGCCGTCCACCGGCTACGCCCCGCGCATCGGCGCCGACGAGGCGGCCGCGTTCCGGGCCCGGTGGACGGCCGCCGTCGAGAACTCCGCGATCGGCAAGGAGAAGCAGTGA
- a CDS encoding NAD(P)/FAD-dependent oxidoreductase yields the protein MTTAQTAPTADVAVIGAGVVGSAVARALSAHRLDVVLLDARADVGDGTSKANTAILHTGFDATPGTLEARLVAEGYHLLKDYADRTGIPYEPTGALLVAWDDEQLAALPGLKEKAGKNGYTEAGIVGPDEVYRQVPSLGPGALGGLSVPGESIICTWTTTLALATEAVRRGVRLLRSHRVESVTPGPDATVLHTDRGDVRARWVVNAAGLGGDVLDAMFGYDRFHLHPRRGELLVYDKQARPLVDRIVLPVPSKLGKGVLISPTIYGNVMLGPTAEDMTDRTDTSTTEDGYAFLLGHGRRIMPSLLQEEVTATYAGLRAAGDVSDYTVEVDAAQRYAVAGGIRSTGLTAGMAVAEHLLNLLGEAGLKLRERTDLPDPPRMPNIGEAFPRPYTDAGRVAADPAYGSVVCFCERVTRGEIRDALASTIPPRDMDGLRRRTRAMNGRCQGFYCGANVTGMLERALRTADEEGER from the coding sequence GTGACCACAGCACAGACCGCACCGACCGCCGACGTCGCGGTGATCGGAGCCGGGGTCGTGGGCTCGGCCGTCGCGCGGGCGCTGTCGGCCCACCGGCTCGACGTCGTCCTGCTGGACGCCCGCGCCGACGTCGGCGACGGCACCAGCAAGGCCAACACGGCGATCCTGCACACCGGCTTCGACGCGACCCCCGGCACCCTGGAGGCGCGCCTGGTCGCCGAGGGGTACCACCTGCTCAAGGACTACGCCGACCGCACCGGCATCCCGTACGAGCCGACCGGCGCGCTGCTGGTGGCCTGGGACGACGAGCAGCTCGCCGCGCTTCCGGGGCTGAAGGAGAAGGCCGGGAAGAACGGCTACACAGAGGCCGGGATCGTCGGGCCGGACGAGGTGTACCGGCAGGTCCCCTCGCTCGGCCCCGGCGCCCTCGGCGGCCTCTCGGTCCCGGGCGAGTCCATCATCTGCACCTGGACCACCACCCTCGCGCTGGCGACCGAAGCGGTCCGGCGCGGCGTCCGCCTGCTGCGCTCGCACCGCGTCGAGTCCGTCACCCCCGGGCCGGACGCGACCGTCCTGCACACGGACCGCGGCGATGTGCGCGCACGGTGGGTGGTCAACGCGGCCGGGCTCGGCGGCGACGTGCTGGACGCCATGTTCGGGTACGACCGGTTCCATCTGCACCCACGGCGTGGCGAACTGCTCGTTTACGACAAGCAGGCCCGCCCGCTGGTGGACAGGATCGTGCTCCCCGTGCCGTCCAAGCTGGGCAAGGGCGTCCTGATCAGCCCGACGATCTACGGCAACGTCATGCTCGGCCCCACCGCCGAGGACATGACCGACCGCACCGACACCTCGACCACCGAGGACGGCTACGCGTTCCTGCTCGGGCACGGGCGACGGATCATGCCGTCCCTGCTCCAGGAGGAGGTCACCGCGACGTACGCGGGACTGCGCGCCGCCGGCGACGTCTCCGACTACACCGTCGAGGTCGACGCCGCGCAGCGCTACGCGGTCGCCGGCGGCATCCGGTCCACCGGCCTGACGGCCGGCATGGCCGTGGCCGAGCACCTGCTGAACCTGCTGGGCGAGGCGGGCCTGAAACTGCGCGAACGCACCGACCTGCCCGATCCCCCGCGCATGCCCAACATCGGCGAGGCGTTCCCGCGCCCGTACACCGACGCCGGGCGCGTCGCCGCCGACCCCGCGTACGGCAGCGTCGTGTGCTTCTGCGAACGGGTCACCCGCGGCGAGATCCGCGACGCGCTCGCGAGCACGATCCCGCCGCGCGACATGGACGGGCTGCGCCGGCGCACCCGCGCCATGAACGGGCGCTGCCAGGGCTTCTACTGCGGCGCGAACGTCACCGGGATGCTGGAGCGGGCCCTTCGGACCGCGGATGAGGAAGGCGAACGATGA
- a CDS encoding NACHT domain-containing protein — protein sequence MDAESRPGDTTHNTFSGNAEIVVQFRDNYGHIVIRSPTRPTPLEQAAHELAEAVYQQWRAEARVWDVGGDRPSMAVRWTPRTRGADHPENIGREMSPEHLTQRKLLTEFLRLPHRRLVVLGGSGTGKTALAIALMLEMLKRRLEHRPHDDGPLPPVPVMFSLVSWDPDREEFDTWLVRRLTEDYQGLPRVEGRHPGRPLWASSRSSLVPILDGLDEMPRERQAAAVRALNRILYDRPLILTCRTGEFDALSPELVLSGAAVIEARPVGVEGAISYLTLGTAPGAERWTPLFDAMRRRPPGPVAEALSTPLMLWLCRTVYAHRLRKPAELADAARFPTREAVENHLLDEFVPTMFSGEIPSGDRRDPPRRWPARSAQRHLRYLAGHLGRRGTTELAWWRLHRAALPRVLALPVLALCGLLIAQAIGGLEDRLPPEETEPWRRGALETSVGWGVTLVLALQTVLFTWSGTYRGGTPRRRATLLRPAAALRSALSSTTPSHATAAVLLLLAICGGLAVSGMKMTQKPLLSVDVIAMPAGVALAAGFAVLFNAPSITEREAVTPESLMRSERVAVLLSVCVTGPVLATGIAVWQWPETGSEGGATLLAAWIGAASLLVLVSPWSRWALANATLAMAGRVPWRLSHFLTAAYRQGLLRRVGGTYQFRNVRLQERLAAGTSPGVSLVLGHTRRRRPPLPDRITPRPGGVVIERRRRRTALGPLIGLLPVIALLTLATAIRTGPTGAGLIATAMWTVLLLSLGGLIAAAAHAMPRRTSRLVVTSDFIECKAGIGRHVRFYWEHIEEIAVRRTGRHGDDTGTYGIHVRLDPRAPRKPATVPSDGDWYTVCDLGTRPELASRTEAEFRKFAGTRWRSTTPSSPSPGGPPPVPADTRARGDHVGPDAPTTGPEQRAPEPEASRDGPARTGPPPATTGAPSTWIRGGVGFLFVAAAAVPVPAGRLVSEDVLGASVWTIIAAVIGYLMSCSLGDARFTGPIAVFMRSLWVIAAVLSTCAALAVSVPPDPIGWAALASFALFGLGALLCADRLANEADPLSPAHRWPTRLAGAAPLASGYVLLPAVVESDGVIVPAGYAIAALAILIGWALATKEREGAEERAPAPEAGPVSGNLLPHFGSAAVPTALEIAWYVLVMLAMAAGGAYAVLVGGAVFSWIVAAVTLFLLLDMCRGLFITLAGLR from the coding sequence GTGGACGCAGAAAGCAGGCCCGGGGACACGACGCACAATACTTTCAGCGGCAACGCCGAGATCGTCGTCCAATTCAGGGACAATTACGGCCATATCGTTATTCGGTCGCCGACACGGCCGACCCCGCTGGAGCAGGCCGCTCACGAGCTCGCGGAGGCGGTCTACCAGCAGTGGCGGGCGGAGGCCAGGGTCTGGGACGTCGGCGGCGACCGTCCGTCGATGGCGGTGCGGTGGACGCCACGGACGCGCGGCGCCGACCATCCGGAGAACATCGGCCGCGAGATGTCACCCGAGCACCTGACGCAGCGGAAACTGCTCACCGAGTTCCTGAGGCTGCCGCACCGGCGCCTCGTCGTGCTCGGCGGCTCCGGTACGGGCAAGACCGCGCTGGCCATTGCGCTGATGCTGGAAATGCTGAAGCGCAGGCTGGAACACCGGCCGCACGACGACGGCCCGCTTCCGCCGGTCCCCGTCATGTTCTCGCTGGTGTCCTGGGATCCCGATCGCGAAGAGTTCGACACATGGCTCGTCCGCCGCCTGACCGAGGACTACCAGGGTCTGCCACGGGTCGAGGGGCGCCACCCCGGCCGTCCGTTGTGGGCGAGCAGCCGGTCGTCTCTGGTGCCGATCCTCGACGGCCTCGACGAGATGCCGCGCGAGCGTCAGGCGGCCGCAGTGCGGGCACTGAACCGGATTCTGTACGACAGGCCCTTGATCCTCACATGCCGCACCGGGGAGTTCGACGCGCTCTCGCCGGAACTCGTGCTGTCCGGCGCCGCCGTCATCGAGGCGCGACCCGTCGGTGTCGAGGGCGCCATCTCCTATCTGACGCTCGGCACGGCGCCGGGGGCGGAGCGCTGGACTCCCCTTTTCGACGCGATGCGGCGGCGGCCGCCCGGTCCGGTGGCCGAGGCGCTGTCGACGCCCCTGATGCTCTGGTTGTGCCGGACCGTCTACGCGCACCGGCTCAGAAAGCCCGCCGAACTCGCCGACGCCGCGAGATTTCCCACCAGGGAAGCGGTGGAGAACCATCTGCTGGACGAGTTCGTCCCGACGATGTTCAGCGGGGAGATCCCCTCCGGCGACCGTCGGGACCCTCCACGGCGCTGGCCCGCGCGGAGCGCCCAACGCCATCTGCGGTACCTGGCGGGGCATCTGGGACGGCGCGGCACCACCGAACTGGCATGGTGGCGGCTGCACCGGGCCGCCCTGCCCCGCGTCCTGGCGTTGCCCGTCCTCGCGCTCTGCGGCCTGCTGATCGCCCAGGCGATCGGCGGGCTCGAGGACCGGCTGCCGCCGGAGGAGACCGAGCCATGGCGGCGGGGGGCCCTGGAAACCTCGGTGGGTTGGGGCGTCACACTCGTGCTCGCGCTCCAGACCGTCCTCTTCACCTGGTCCGGGACCTATCGCGGCGGCACTCCGCGCAGGAGGGCGACACTACTGCGTCCCGCGGCGGCGTTGCGTTCGGCGCTCTCGTCCACGACGCCCTCGCATGCGACGGCGGCGGTCCTGCTCCTGCTGGCCATCTGCGGCGGCCTGGCGGTCAGCGGGATGAAAATGACGCAGAAGCCGCTGCTGTCGGTCGACGTGATCGCCATGCCCGCCGGAGTCGCCCTGGCGGCCGGGTTCGCCGTGCTGTTCAACGCGCCGTCCATCACCGAACGGGAGGCGGTCACCCCGGAGTCGCTGATGCGCAGTGAACGCGTCGCCGTCCTGCTGTCGGTCTGCGTGACCGGCCCTGTGCTCGCCACCGGCATCGCCGTCTGGCAGTGGCCCGAAACCGGTTCCGAGGGTGGGGCGACCTTGCTGGCCGCGTGGATCGGCGCCGCCTCCCTCCTCGTCCTGGTCAGTCCGTGGAGTCGCTGGGCCCTCGCCAACGCCACCCTCGCCATGGCCGGGCGGGTGCCCTGGAGACTGTCGCACTTCCTCACGGCCGCGTACCGCCAAGGACTGCTGCGGCGTGTGGGCGGTACCTACCAGTTCCGCAACGTGCGGCTACAGGAACGGCTTGCGGCGGGAACCTCGCCCGGAGTGTCCCTCGTATTGGGGCACACCCGGCGGCGGCGTCCCCCGCTGCCCGATCGCATCACCCCGCGCCCCGGCGGCGTCGTGATCGAACGACGGCGGCGCAGAACGGCGCTCGGTCCGCTGATCGGGCTCCTGCCCGTGATCGCCCTGTTGACGTTGGCGACCGCGATTCGCACCGGCCCCACGGGCGCGGGGCTGATCGCGACCGCGATGTGGACCGTCCTGCTGCTGTCGCTCGGCGGCCTGATCGCCGCCGCGGCCCACGCGATGCCGCGCCGTACCAGCCGCCTGGTGGTCACGTCCGACTTCATCGAGTGCAAGGCGGGCATCGGCCGGCACGTCCGCTTCTACTGGGAGCACATCGAAGAGATCGCCGTCCGCAGGACCGGGCGGCACGGCGACGACACCGGGACGTACGGGATTCACGTCCGGCTGGACCCTCGCGCTCCGCGCAAGCCGGCCACCGTGCCCAGTGACGGCGACTGGTACACCGTGTGCGACCTCGGAACCCGTCCGGAACTCGCCTCGCGGACCGAGGCGGAGTTCCGGAAGTTCGCCGGTACGCGCTGGCGTTCCACGACCCCGTCGTCGCCGTCGCCCGGCGGCCCGCCGCCGGTTCCCGCGGACACCCGCGCCCGCGGAGACCACGTCGGACCGGACGCGCCGACGACCGGGCCCGAGCAGCGGGCACCCGAGCCGGAAGCGTCTCGTGACGGCCCGGCACGAACCGGACCGCCGCCGGCCACCACGGGCGCCCCCTCGACGTGGATTCGCGGCGGCGTGGGCTTCCTGTTCGTCGCCGCGGCGGCGGTGCCGGTGCCGGCCGGACGCCTGGTGTCCGAAGACGTCCTCGGCGCCTCCGTGTGGACGATCATCGCCGCCGTCATCGGGTACCTGATGTCGTGCAGTCTGGGAGACGCCAGGTTCACCGGGCCCATCGCCGTCTTCATGCGCAGTCTTTGGGTGATCGCAGCCGTTCTCTCGACCTGTGCGGCCCTGGCGGTGTCCGTTCCACCGGATCCGATCGGATGGGCCGCACTCGCGTCGTTCGCCCTGTTCGGCTTGGGGGCGTTGTTGTGCGCGGACAGACTGGCGAACGAGGCGGACCCGCTCTCGCCCGCGCACCGATGGCCGACCCGACTCGCCGGAGCCGCACCGCTCGCCTCCGGATATGTCCTGCTCCCCGCCGTGGTCGAGTCCGACGGCGTCATCGTTCCGGCGGGGTACGCGATCGCCGCCCTGGCGATCCTCATCGGCTGGGCTCTGGCGACGAAAGAGAGGGAGGGCGCCGAGGAGCGGGCCCCGGCCCCGGAGGCCGGGCCGGTCTCCGGCAACCTCCTTCCGCACTTCGGAAGCGCGGCGGTACCCACGGCGCTCGAGATCGCGTGGTACGTCCTCGTCATGCTGGCGATGGCCGCGGGCGGCGCGTACGCGGTCCTCGTCGGCGGTGCCGTGTTCTCGTGGATCGTCGCCGCCGTGACGCTGTTCCTCCTGCTCGACATGTGCCGAGGGCTGTTCATAACGCTGGCCGGCCTGCGGTGA